In a single window of the Streptomyces sp. HUAS ZL42 genome:
- a CDS encoding SDR family NAD(P)-dependent oxidoreductase: protein MTSSSRTHPAGIAVVGIACRYPDADTHEQLWQNVLAGRRAFRRLPDERMRAEDYYSPDSAAPDRFYSSKAAVLDGFEFDRVKYRVAGSTFRATDMTHWLALDTAAQALEDAGFPFGEGLGDLNTGVIIGNTLTGEFSRANLMRLRWPYVRRTVAAALREQGWDDATLAVFLEKLEERYKSPFPPIGEDTLAGGLANTIAGRICNHFDLKGGGFTVDGACSSSLLSVATACDALADGRLDVAVVGGVDLSIDPFEVIGFAKTGALATGEMRVYDRGSNGFWPGEGCGMLVLMRDQDAVAQGRFRYASVAGWGYSSDGRGGITRPEAGGHRLALQRAYAAAGFGIETVGYFEGHGTGTAVGDATELRAFSESRRAADPDAAPAAISTVKGNFGHTKAAAGVAGLIKAVLAVRHQVIPPATSHVDPHPELTGDRPALRVPSEAELWPKDAPIRAGVSSMGFGGINAHIVVEHADGVRKEAVGRVTRQLVRSRQDVELLLLDAETMAELRGKATRLAAFVPRLSFAELGDLAATLQSDLDGRPIRAAVVAATPEQAEQRFTKLLTLLDGGARSALDIAGGVFLGSATPHARIGFLFPGQGAGRRGDGGAIRRRFTSVDELYRAHPLPTDGDQVDTAVAQPRIVTSSLAALRVLSTLGIEAVVAAGHSLGEVTALHWAGAMDEASVLRIAAERGRLMAEASEGGGGMAGIAAPPADVEPLLAGEPVVVAGYNGPRQTVISGPADAVQRVCAAASAQGLGTAAINVSHAFHSEAVAPAAEGFGAYLRTQEFAPLARRMISTVTAGEVTADTDVPELLTRQVLEPVRFAEAVQTLSTEVDLLLEVGPGKILQGLVADIAPGVPVVSLDADSTSLSGLLTATAAAYTLGARLRHAALFQDRFTRPLPLDKEFRFFASPCESTPEVDLSFADVRLDAPPVSVPADELPAAAVAGDRDSLSVVLRLAAERAELPLEAVDPHSNPLDELHLSSITVAQIMNRAAQELGITAPMVTTAFATSTLAELAELLDGLDETANGDAAQPQVPLGVAPWVRAFAVDLVPAEPGPATVPESAGDGDWELFAPERHPLAPALHEALRIGGLGDGVLLCLPRDCDENHTALMIAAARAALSRTGASRFVAVGDRRGAAGLAKTLHLEAPRIATTVVTLPLPDRMPAERARELSARIVTDVSATSGFSEVHYGADDRRTVPVLRALPLASPAGVSGATSGAEHALDTEDVLLVTGGGKGITAECALALAAGTGAGVGLLGRSDPATDPELRANLRRMTAAGVNFRYVSADVTSADEVKAAVDEIRDALGPVTAVLHGAGRNEPHALANLDEASFRRTLATKITGLENVLTAVDPAALRLLVTFGSIIGRAGLRGEGDYATANDWLTDLTQQVQNDHPNCRCIALEWSVWSGSGMGERLGVLESLVREGIEPIPTEEGVALLKQLLAEPQTPSALVVMGRAGGLPTLTLETADLPLLRFVDRPQAHYPGIELVVDSDLSASGDPYLADHELDGDLLFPAVLGMEAMAQAATALTGFEGTPTLVDVEFLRPIVIPPDGQTTIRVAVLAENVGAVRAVIRSSETGFQADHFRATLRYDCPEPEDTGPAPVPDDAPRIPLDPARDLYGPVLFQGLRFQRLVGYRELAARECVAEISDAATLPWFARHLPAELVLADPGTRDALMHSIQCCVPDATLLPVSIERLHLTDPTAARDEKQVTLHARERSRTGDTYVYNLDVRDQSGMLVERWEGLVLQAVRKQDGTGPWQPALLGPYLERRAERLLPEAVRCVVRPDDEAPAEGLAARRKSTAQAASWALGRQTVVAYRPDGRPEVAGGPQVSASHGAGVTFVVAGETPVACDVQPAEPRSLEEWEGLLGPEGTALARLIATEHDEELSVAATRVWSAIECLRKNGRALTALTVDSTPGAEKHWVVLRSGAARIATFPTVLEGAGDPVVFALMAQTMERND from the coding sequence ATGACGTCCTCCTCCCGTACCCACCCCGCCGGGATCGCCGTCGTCGGCATCGCCTGCCGTTACCCCGACGCGGACACCCATGAGCAGCTGTGGCAGAACGTCCTGGCCGGCCGACGGGCCTTCCGCCGGCTGCCGGACGAGCGGATGCGCGCCGAGGACTACTACTCGCCCGACTCCGCGGCTCCGGACCGCTTCTACTCCAGCAAGGCCGCCGTCCTGGACGGCTTCGAGTTCGACCGGGTCAAGTACCGGGTCGCGGGCAGTACCTTCCGCGCCACCGACATGACGCACTGGCTCGCGCTCGACACCGCCGCACAGGCCCTCGAGGACGCCGGCTTCCCCTTCGGGGAGGGCCTCGGCGACCTCAACACCGGGGTCATCATCGGCAACACCCTCACCGGCGAGTTCAGCCGGGCCAACCTGATGCGGCTGCGCTGGCCCTATGTGCGCCGCACCGTCGCAGCGGCGCTGCGCGAGCAGGGCTGGGACGACGCCACCCTGGCCGTGTTCCTGGAAAAACTCGAGGAGCGCTACAAGAGTCCCTTCCCTCCGATTGGCGAGGACACCCTGGCCGGCGGTCTCGCCAACACCATCGCCGGACGGATCTGCAACCACTTCGACCTCAAGGGCGGTGGGTTCACCGTCGACGGGGCCTGCTCCTCGTCGCTGCTCTCCGTCGCCACCGCATGCGACGCCCTGGCCGACGGACGGCTCGACGTCGCCGTCGTCGGCGGTGTGGACCTCAGCATCGACCCCTTCGAAGTGATTGGGTTCGCCAAGACGGGTGCTCTCGCCACCGGTGAGATGCGCGTCTACGACCGTGGTTCCAACGGTTTCTGGCCCGGCGAGGGCTGCGGCATGCTCGTGCTCATGCGCGACCAGGACGCTGTCGCGCAGGGCAGGTTCCGGTATGCGAGCGTCGCCGGCTGGGGTTACTCCTCCGACGGCCGCGGCGGGATCACCCGGCCCGAGGCCGGCGGACACCGCCTCGCCCTGCAGCGCGCCTATGCCGCCGCCGGGTTCGGCATCGAAACGGTGGGCTACTTCGAAGGTCACGGCACTGGTACCGCCGTGGGCGATGCCACCGAGCTGCGCGCCTTCTCGGAATCGCGCCGGGCCGCCGACCCGGACGCGGCGCCCGCCGCCATCAGCACGGTGAAGGGCAACTTCGGGCACACCAAGGCGGCGGCAGGGGTCGCCGGGCTCATCAAGGCCGTCCTCGCCGTACGCCACCAGGTCATTCCGCCCGCGACCAGTCATGTGGACCCGCATCCCGAACTCACCGGCGACCGGCCGGCCCTGCGAGTCCCCAGCGAGGCGGAGCTGTGGCCCAAGGATGCCCCCATCCGCGCGGGTGTCTCCTCCATGGGGTTCGGCGGTATCAATGCGCACATCGTGGTCGAACACGCCGACGGAGTGCGCAAGGAGGCCGTCGGCCGGGTCACCCGACAGCTTGTTCGGTCCCGGCAGGACGTGGAGCTGCTGCTGCTCGACGCCGAGACGATGGCCGAGCTGCGCGGCAAGGCCACCCGCCTGGCCGCTTTCGTCCCGAGACTGTCCTTCGCGGAACTCGGCGACCTTGCCGCCACGCTGCAAAGCGACCTCGACGGCCGGCCGATCCGGGCCGCCGTCGTCGCGGCCACCCCGGAACAGGCGGAGCAGCGCTTCACCAAGCTGCTCACGCTGCTGGACGGCGGGGCACGGTCGGCGCTCGACATCGCGGGAGGGGTGTTCCTGGGCAGCGCGACGCCACATGCCCGCATCGGGTTCCTCTTCCCCGGCCAGGGCGCCGGCCGACGGGGCGACGGCGGTGCGATACGCCGACGCTTCACCTCGGTAGACGAGCTGTACCGCGCGCACCCGCTGCCCACCGACGGCGACCAGGTCGACACCGCAGTGGCGCAGCCGCGCATCGTCACCTCCTCCCTCGCCGCCCTGCGGGTGCTTTCCACTCTGGGTATCGAGGCGGTGGTTGCGGCCGGACACAGCCTCGGTGAAGTCACCGCCCTGCACTGGGCCGGAGCGATGGACGAAGCCTCGGTGCTGCGGATCGCCGCGGAGCGCGGCCGGCTCATGGCGGAGGCGAGCGAGGGCGGTGGAGGCATGGCGGGCATCGCGGCTCCTCCCGCCGACGTCGAACCGCTGCTGGCCGGGGAACCGGTCGTGGTCGCCGGCTACAACGGTCCCCGGCAGACCGTGATCTCCGGACCGGCGGACGCCGTCCAGCGAGTCTGCGCCGCCGCCTCCGCCCAGGGCCTGGGCACGGCGGCGATCAATGTCTCGCACGCGTTCCACTCCGAGGCCGTCGCCCCCGCGGCCGAAGGCTTCGGGGCCTACCTGCGGACACAGGAGTTCGCCCCGCTGGCCCGTCGCATGATCTCCACGGTGACGGCGGGCGAGGTCACGGCCGACACCGATGTGCCGGAGCTGCTGACCCGACAGGTGCTGGAGCCGGTGCGTTTCGCCGAGGCGGTCCAGACCCTGTCCACGGAGGTGGACCTGCTGCTTGAGGTCGGCCCGGGGAAAATCCTGCAGGGCCTGGTCGCGGACATCGCCCCCGGCGTGCCCGTCGTCTCGCTCGACGCGGACAGCACTTCTCTGTCCGGACTGCTGACCGCGACCGCGGCCGCGTACACCCTCGGCGCGCGCCTGCGGCACGCCGCGCTGTTCCAGGACCGCTTCACCCGGCCGTTGCCCCTGGACAAGGAGTTCCGCTTCTTCGCCAGCCCGTGTGAGTCGACTCCCGAAGTCGATCTGTCCTTCGCCGACGTGCGCTTGGACGCACCGCCTGTCTCCGTTCCGGCAGACGAGCTGCCGGCCGCCGCAGTGGCCGGGGACCGCGACAGCCTCTCGGTGGTCCTGCGCTTGGCCGCGGAGCGTGCCGAACTGCCCCTGGAGGCAGTCGACCCGCACAGCAACCCACTCGATGAGCTGCATCTGAGCTCCATCACCGTGGCTCAGATCATGAACCGCGCCGCCCAGGAACTCGGCATCACCGCACCGATGGTGACCACGGCGTTCGCCACCTCCACGCTGGCCGAGCTCGCGGAACTGCTGGACGGGTTGGACGAGACGGCCAATGGCGATGCGGCACAGCCCCAGGTGCCCCTGGGCGTGGCCCCGTGGGTACGGGCCTTCGCCGTCGATCTGGTGCCGGCGGAGCCGGGCCCCGCGACCGTACCCGAGTCCGCCGGCGACGGGGACTGGGAGCTGTTCGCACCCGAACGGCACCCGCTCGCGCCCGCGCTCCACGAGGCACTGCGCATCGGGGGGCTCGGCGACGGCGTGCTGCTGTGCCTGCCCAGGGACTGCGACGAGAACCACACGGCGCTCATGATCGCCGCTGCCCGTGCCGCGCTGTCCCGCACCGGCGCCTCCCGGTTCGTCGCGGTCGGTGACCGGCGGGGTGCGGCGGGCCTGGCAAAGACTCTGCACCTGGAGGCACCGCGTATCGCGACCACGGTGGTCACCTTGCCACTGCCGGACCGGATGCCGGCGGAACGCGCACGGGAACTGAGCGCCCGCATCGTCACCGACGTCTCGGCGACCAGTGGGTTCAGCGAGGTCCACTACGGGGCGGACGACCGCCGCACCGTGCCCGTGCTGCGTGCGCTGCCGCTCGCTTCCCCGGCCGGTGTGAGTGGCGCGACCTCCGGGGCGGAGCACGCGCTCGACACCGAGGACGTCCTGCTGGTGACCGGCGGCGGCAAGGGCATCACCGCCGAATGTGCCCTCGCCCTCGCCGCGGGTACCGGAGCCGGTGTCGGTCTGCTCGGCCGATCGGACCCGGCCACCGATCCCGAACTGCGGGCCAACCTCCGCCGGATGACCGCGGCGGGTGTCAACTTCCGCTACGTGAGCGCCGATGTCACGTCCGCCGACGAGGTCAAGGCGGCGGTCGACGAGATCCGCGATGCGCTCGGGCCGGTCACCGCCGTGCTTCACGGCGCGGGGCGCAACGAACCGCACGCACTCGCCAACCTGGACGAGGCGTCGTTCCGCCGCACCCTCGCCACGAAGATCACCGGCCTGGAGAACGTGCTCACCGCGGTTGATCCGGCGGCCCTGCGGCTCCTCGTCACCTTCGGCAGCATCATCGGCCGGGCCGGCCTGCGCGGCGAGGGGGACTACGCCACCGCCAACGACTGGCTCACCGACCTGACCCAGCAGGTTCAGAACGACCACCCCAACTGCCGGTGCATCGCTCTGGAGTGGTCCGTGTGGTCCGGGTCCGGGATGGGCGAGCGGCTCGGCGTGCTGGAGTCGCTGGTCCGGGAGGGGATCGAGCCGATCCCCACCGAGGAGGGCGTGGCCCTGCTCAAGCAGTTGCTCGCCGAGCCGCAGACGCCGTCCGCCCTGGTCGTGATGGGACGTGCCGGCGGCCTGCCGACGCTGACACTCGAGACAGCCGACCTCCCGCTGCTGCGCTTCGTCGACCGCCCGCAAGCCCACTATCCGGGCATCGAACTGGTCGTCGACTCCGACCTGAGCGCCTCGGGTGACCCCTACCTGGCCGACCATGAGCTCGACGGCGACCTGTTGTTCCCGGCGGTCCTCGGCATGGAGGCCATGGCCCAGGCGGCTACGGCGCTCACGGGGTTCGAGGGCACACCAACGCTGGTGGACGTGGAGTTCCTGCGCCCGATCGTCATACCTCCGGACGGGCAGACCACCATCAGGGTCGCGGTGCTGGCCGAGAATGTCGGTGCAGTACGGGCCGTCATCCGCAGCAGCGAGACCGGCTTCCAGGCCGACCACTTCCGCGCCACGCTCCGCTACGACTGCCCGGAGCCGGAGGACACCGGGCCCGCACCCGTCCCCGACGACGCACCGCGGATCCCGCTGGATCCCGCACGCGACCTCTACGGACCGGTCCTCTTCCAAGGGCTGCGCTTCCAACGCCTCGTCGGCTACCGGGAACTGGCCGCCAGGGAGTGTGTCGCGGAGATCTCCGACGCGGCCACGCTCCCCTGGTTCGCGCGGCATTTGCCTGCCGAACTCGTACTGGCCGACCCGGGAACCCGGGACGCTCTGATGCACTCGATCCAGTGCTGCGTGCCGGACGCCACGCTGCTCCCGGTGAGCATCGAGCGCCTCCACCTGACCGACCCCACCGCCGCGCGCGACGAGAAGCAGGTGACGCTGCACGCGCGAGAGCGCTCCCGCACCGGCGACACCTACGTCTACAACCTCGACGTCCGCGACCAGTCGGGCATGCTGGTCGAACGCTGGGAGGGGCTGGTTCTGCAGGCGGTACGCAAGCAGGACGGAACCGGGCCCTGGCAGCCCGCTCTGCTCGGCCCTTACCTGGAGCGTCGCGCCGAGCGGCTTCTGCCCGAGGCCGTACGCTGCGTCGTGCGGCCCGACGACGAGGCACCCGCGGAAGGATTGGCTGCACGCCGTAAGTCCACGGCACAGGCAGCCAGTTGGGCCCTGGGCCGTCAGACGGTGGTGGCCTACCGTCCGGACGGCAGGCCCGAGGTCGCGGGCGGGCCGCAGGTCTCCGCCTCGCACGGCGCAGGGGTGACCTTCGTGGTGGCCGGCGAGACACCGGTGGCCTGCGACGTACAGCCGGCCGAGCCCCGCTCCCTCGAGGAATGGGAGGGGCTGCTGGGGCCGGAGGGAACCGCCCTCGCCCGGCTGATCGCGACCGAGCACGACGAAGAGTTGTCCGTCGCGGCCACCAGGGTGTGGAGCGCGATCGAGTGTCTGCGCAAGAACGGCCGCGCACTCACGGCACTCACGGTCGACAGCACGCCCGGGGCGGAGAAGCACTGGGTGGTGCTGCGCTCGGGCGCGGCCCGGATCGCGACCTTCCCAACCGTCCTGGAAGGGGCCGGCGATCCCGTTGTCTTCGCGCTCATGGCGCAGACCATGGAGAGGAACGACTGA
- a CDS encoding enediyne biosynthesis protein translates to MTAVASSPAGAPPAAKRDPRYLALRNFAISMSVFNIIGYSVLGFEQPWLWPIIAAVTGYTTEILLELLSAWAQRRSPRFLGSGFRGVYEFLLPSHITALAVNMLLYANNQILPVLFGVFVGVAGKHALQAPIAGRMRHYMNPSNFGITLSLVCFGSWVSIAPPYEFTENANTFFRVAIPLIIATAGTIINTALTKRTALIVGWLGGFVIQALIRHWFWDVALASALGPMSGVAFVLFTNYMITDPGTTPTKGRNQFVFGASVATVYGIMMLFNVVYTLFFATTAVCALRGIGWWVAHLVQRRNASGTSGSDHAGGPSTALGDKTTSEAVAA, encoded by the coding sequence ATGACCGCCGTTGCCTCTTCACCAGCCGGTGCCCCGCCGGCGGCCAAGCGCGACCCGCGCTACCTCGCGCTGCGCAACTTCGCCATCTCGATGAGCGTGTTCAACATTATCGGGTACAGCGTGCTCGGCTTCGAGCAGCCATGGCTGTGGCCCATCATCGCGGCCGTCACCGGCTACACGACCGAGATCCTCCTCGAGCTGCTGAGCGCCTGGGCCCAGCGCCGCTCGCCGCGCTTCCTGGGCAGCGGATTCCGCGGCGTCTACGAGTTCCTCCTGCCATCCCACATCACGGCACTGGCCGTGAACATGCTGCTGTACGCGAACAACCAGATCCTGCCGGTGCTCTTCGGGGTGTTCGTGGGTGTCGCGGGCAAGCACGCGCTGCAGGCCCCCATCGCGGGCCGTATGCGGCACTACATGAACCCGTCCAACTTCGGGATCACCCTCTCGCTGGTCTGCTTCGGATCATGGGTGAGCATCGCGCCGCCCTACGAGTTCACCGAGAACGCCAACACGTTCTTCCGGGTGGCGATCCCGCTGATCATCGCCACCGCCGGAACGATCATCAACACGGCGCTCACGAAGCGGACCGCACTGATCGTCGGCTGGCTCGGCGGCTTCGTGATCCAGGCCCTGATCCGGCACTGGTTCTGGGACGTGGCCCTGGCCTCCGCGCTCGGACCGATGAGCGGTGTGGCCTTCGTCCTGTTCACCAACTACATGATCACTGACCCGGGCACCACCCCCACCAAGGGGCGCAACCAGTTCGTCTTCGGGGCGTCCGTCGCCACCGTCTACGGCATCATGATGCTCTTCAACGTCGTCTACACCCTCTTCTTCGCCACCACCGCGGTCTGCGCACTGCGCGGCATCGGCTGGTGGGTCGCCCACCTCGTCCAGCGCCGGAACGCCTCGGGGACCTCCGGGAGCGACCATGCCGGGGGTCCGAGCACGGCGCTCGGCGACAAGACCACGAGCGAGGCGGTGGCCGCATGA
- a CDS encoding CRTAC1 family protein, translated as MTPGVVTLLVAASLFSAVRTSVAVAGGDQAATRYKFEEMPIALPPGYNSQHMNSVRKVNPAYQKIRSWISSVGAGIAVNDLIGHGKADGMCIVDTRTDQVVVTYTPTAVKEDRFTPFVLDAAPLPMDDAMAPTGCAPGDFNGDGRMDLLVSYWGRTPIAFMAKESATTLSPDAYVPREVVATQSSDGAYHGPRWNTDALYVGDLDGSGHPSIVVGNYFRDSDVLDPRGLDNVGMNDSLSNSKNAGGDHVLRWTGASTGDEPTVSFVEEKEAIPYDASIGWTLAISGADLTGDDLPEMYVANDFGHDHLLYNRSTPGHIKYTEATGKRTPTTPKSFVLGKGSFKGMGIDFADVDHNGRFDMMVSNITVDWGLEESNFLWMNKARNEADMARKLAAGEAPFTQEAQQHGVAWTGWGWDTKMADFLNNGELSILQATGFVKGEIDRWPWLQEMAMTNDDLLSNPAMWPNVQPGDDIAGDDILGFYARTESGKYANVSKQLGLDVKIPSRALATGDTTGTGTLDFAVARQWGPPAFYANQAADKGQYLGLRLYRPAAGSGQDAGKGIANTGAPAYGATVKVTTPAGTQVSQLDGGGGHSGFRSFDVHFGLGSYHGPATVELSWRDADGGRHRTTQKLTPGTHTFMLTDTAQEVANR; from the coding sequence ATGACGCCAGGTGTGGTGACACTGCTGGTGGCCGCGTCCCTGTTCTCTGCGGTCCGGACTTCCGTCGCCGTGGCCGGGGGTGACCAGGCAGCCACCAGGTACAAGTTCGAGGAAATGCCCATCGCGCTGCCGCCCGGCTACAACTCGCAACATATGAACTCGGTTCGCAAGGTAAATCCGGCCTATCAGAAGATACGGTCCTGGATCTCGTCGGTCGGCGCCGGGATAGCCGTCAACGACCTGATCGGCCATGGGAAGGCCGACGGGATGTGCATCGTCGACACCCGTACCGACCAGGTCGTCGTGACGTACACGCCGACCGCCGTGAAGGAGGACCGGTTCACTCCGTTCGTCCTCGACGCGGCCCCGCTCCCGATGGACGACGCCATGGCACCCACCGGCTGTGCCCCGGGCGACTTCAACGGTGACGGCAGGATGGACCTGTTGGTCTCGTACTGGGGCCGTACCCCCATCGCCTTCATGGCCAAGGAGAGTGCGACCACCCTGTCGCCGGACGCGTACGTGCCACGCGAGGTGGTGGCGACGCAGAGCTCCGACGGCGCGTACCACGGCCCCCGCTGGAACACCGACGCGCTCTACGTCGGCGACCTGGACGGTAGCGGACACCCGTCGATCGTGGTGGGGAACTACTTCCGGGACTCGGACGTGCTCGACCCGCGGGGTCTCGACAACGTGGGAATGAACGACTCGCTGTCCAACTCGAAGAACGCCGGCGGCGACCACGTCCTGCGCTGGACGGGCGCGAGCACCGGCGACGAACCCACCGTCTCCTTCGTGGAGGAGAAGGAAGCCATCCCCTACGATGCGTCCATCGGCTGGACGCTCGCGATCTCCGGGGCCGACCTCACCGGCGACGACCTGCCCGAGATGTACGTCGCCAACGACTTCGGCCACGACCACCTGCTCTACAACCGGTCGACCCCCGGGCACATCAAGTACACCGAGGCCACCGGGAAGCGCACGCCGACCACGCCCAAGTCCTTCGTGCTCGGCAAGGGCTCTTTCAAGGGCATGGGAATCGACTTCGCCGACGTCGACCACAACGGCCGCTTCGACATGATGGTCAGCAACATCACCGTCGACTGGGGCCTGGAGGAGAGCAACTTCCTCTGGATGAACAAAGCCAGGAACGAGGCCGACATGGCCCGCAAGCTGGCCGCCGGCGAGGCGCCGTTCACACAGGAGGCACAGCAGCACGGTGTCGCCTGGACCGGCTGGGGCTGGGACACCAAGATGGCCGACTTCCTCAACAACGGCGAGCTGTCGATCCTGCAGGCCACCGGTTTCGTGAAGGGCGAGATCGACCGCTGGCCCTGGCTGCAGGAGATGGCCATGACCAACGACGACCTGTTGTCCAACCCGGCCATGTGGCCCAACGTCCAGCCCGGTGACGACATCGCCGGCGACGACATACTCGGCTTCTACGCGCGGACCGAGAGCGGAAAGTACGCCAACGTGTCCAAGCAGCTGGGGCTGGACGTGAAAATCCCCAGCCGGGCGCTCGCCACCGGGGACACCACCGGGACCGGCACTCTCGACTTCGCCGTCGCGCGACAGTGGGGCCCGCCGGCCTTCTACGCCAACCAGGCCGCCGACAAGGGCCAGTACCTCGGCCTGCGCCTGTACCGGCCCGCTGCCGGCTCCGGCCAGGACGCGGGCAAGGGCATCGCGAACACCGGCGCGCCCGCCTACGGCGCCACCGTCAAGGTCACGACGCCCGCCGGCACCCAGGTCTCCCAGCTCGACGGCGGCGGCGGTCACAGCGGTTTCCGCAGCTTCGACGTGCACTTCGGACTCGGCTCGTACCACGGGCCGGCAACCGTGGAACTGTCGTGGCGGGACGCGGACGGCGGAAGGCACCGCACGACCCAGAAGCTCACCCCCGGCACTCACACGTTCATGCTGACCGACACCGCGCAGGAGGTTGCCAACCGATGA
- a CDS encoding TetR/AcrR family transcriptional regulator — translation MSPRTTNPALGVQLLEAAAQLLAEEGPAALSTRRLAAAVGTSTTAVYTHFGGKNDLVRAMVQEGFRLLDRRLRDVGESSDPVADICALGAAYRRNALEHRHLYGVMFGGASLGGFSLTEEDRQHGRYTLNVLVRAVERGMEMRRLDTGDEYLVAHQMWVALHGLVTLELGGYLVAPYDADVCFEAQVTGLLVSVGADRDAVIAALRGRRGGTDR, via the coding sequence GTGAGCCCACGGACGACGAATCCAGCCCTTGGCGTACAACTCCTCGAGGCTGCGGCACAGTTGCTTGCCGAAGAAGGCCCCGCCGCACTGTCGACACGTCGCCTGGCCGCGGCGGTGGGTACCTCCACGACGGCGGTGTACACGCACTTCGGGGGGAAGAACGACCTGGTCAGAGCCATGGTGCAGGAGGGCTTCCGACTGCTTGACCGACGCCTGAGGGACGTGGGGGAGTCGTCGGACCCGGTCGCGGACATCTGCGCCCTCGGGGCGGCATACCGGCGCAACGCGCTGGAGCACCGCCACCTCTACGGTGTGATGTTCGGCGGTGCGAGCCTGGGTGGCTTCTCGCTGACCGAGGAGGACCGTCAGCATGGCCGCTACACACTGAACGTCCTGGTGCGGGCGGTGGAACGCGGCATGGAGATGCGCAGGTTGGACACCGGTGACGAGTACCTCGTGGCCCATCAGATGTGGGTCGCGCTGCACGGTCTCGTCACCCTCGAACTCGGGGGCTACCTGGTCGCGCCCTACGACGCGGATGTCTGTTTTGAAGCCCAGGTGACCGGTCTTCTCGTGAGCGTCGGCGCGGACCGGGACGCGGTGATCGCCGCGCTGAGGGGGCGCCGCGGCGGTACCGACCGTTGA
- a CDS encoding carotenoid oxygenase family protein — protein sequence MPAHHRNSTSHLLSSGYRPVTEEVTLPFPTVRGELPTELDGTFLRIGPNALGGHDPAHDHSFAGDPMVHGLRLRDGRAEWYRNRWVRTDRVARALGELPTPGPRHGLSDNTNCAIVRHAGHTFALGDGGALPTRLGDRLETLDRVDFDGTLPGGFSAHPVLDPLTQEMHAVAYEPGRPGVDHLTLDASGRVRRCENITVKDTPMMHAFSLTDRDAIIYDLPVTYSARAAAAGSRVPYTWNDSHGARLGVLPREGGDADVRWMDIAPCFVFHPVNAYGQGRHIIVDVIRHERAFDRDPLHPSESSPTLWRWTVDRTSGTVTEAQLSNQVEEFPRIDDRYTGSPYRYAFTVGLRPGQGAALAGPALLRHDLLTGRVDRHDFGAGREGGEAVFVPRGADAPEADGWLLGVVHDTATNRSELVVIDTADFTGPPVAAVRLPVRIPHGLHAQWTAGD from the coding sequence ATGCCCGCTCATCACCGGAACAGCACGTCACATCTGCTGAGCAGCGGTTACCGGCCGGTCACCGAGGAGGTAACGCTCCCCTTCCCGACGGTGCGCGGAGAACTGCCCACCGAGCTCGACGGCACCTTCCTGCGGATCGGCCCCAACGCGCTGGGCGGCCACGACCCGGCCCACGACCACTCCTTCGCCGGTGACCCGATGGTGCACGGCCTGCGGCTGCGCGACGGCCGGGCCGAGTGGTACCGCAACCGCTGGGTGCGCACGGACCGGGTGGCACGTGCACTCGGTGAGCTCCCCACGCCCGGACCGCGCCACGGCCTGTCGGACAACACCAACTGCGCCATCGTCCGGCACGCCGGGCACACGTTCGCGCTCGGTGACGGCGGAGCACTGCCGACACGGCTCGGTGACCGGCTCGAGACGCTCGACCGGGTCGACTTCGACGGCACCCTGCCCGGCGGCTTCAGCGCCCACCCCGTCCTGGATCCGCTCACCCAGGAGATGCACGCGGTGGCGTACGAGCCGGGCCGCCCCGGCGTCGACCACCTGACGCTGGACGCGTCCGGCCGGGTACGACGATGCGAGAACATCACGGTGAAGGACACCCCGATGATGCACGCCTTCTCGCTGACGGACCGTGACGCGATCATCTACGACCTGCCGGTCACCTACAGCGCCCGCGCCGCGGCCGCAGGCTCACGCGTCCCCTACACGTGGAACGACAGCCACGGCGCCCGCCTCGGCGTGCTGCCCCGGGAGGGCGGGGACGCCGACGTGCGGTGGATGGACATCGCACCCTGCTTCGTCTTCCATCCCGTCAACGCGTACGGACAGGGCCGCCACATCATCGTCGACGTCATTCGCCACGAGCGCGCCTTCGATCGCGACCCCCTGCATCCCAGCGAGTCCTCGCCCACCCTGTGGCGCTGGACCGTGGACCGGACCAGCGGCACCGTGACCGAAGCCCAACTGTCCAACCAGGTCGAGGAGTTCCCTCGTATCGACGACCGGTACACGGGCTCCCCGTACCGCTATGCCTTCACGGTGGGTCTGCGCCCCGGTCAGGGCGCCGCACTCGCCGGACCCGCACTGCTGCGCCATGACCTCTTGACCGGCCGTGTCGACAGGCACGACTTCGGCGCTGGACGTGAAGGCGGCGAAGCGGTCTTCGTGCCGCGCGGCGCCGACGCCCCCGAGGCGGACGGCTGGCTGCTCGGTGTCGTCCACGACACCGCCACCAACCGCAGCGAACTCGTCGTCATCGACACCGCGGACTTCACCGGGCCGCCGGTCGCGGCAGTCCGCCTGCCGGTGCGCATTCCGCACGGCCTCCACGCACAGTGGACGGCTGGCGACTGA